The following are encoded together in the Mesoplodon densirostris isolate mMesDen1 chromosome 2, mMesDen1 primary haplotype, whole genome shotgun sequence genome:
- the MYCL gene encoding protein L-Myc, whose protein sequence is MCMCAGCRATPSRRGAGPLQAVGGGSEGADMDFDSYQHYFYDYDCGEDFYRSTAPSEDIWKKFELVPSPPTSPPWGSGPGAGDPTPGIGPPEPWPGGGAGDEAESRGHSKAWGRNYASIIRRDCMWSGFSARERLERAVSDRLAAGAPRGNPPKAPAALDCAPSLEAGNPAPAAPCPLGEPKTQACSGSESPSDSEGEEIDVVTVEKRQSLGVRKPVTITVRADPLDPCMKHFHISIHQQQHNYAARFPPESCSQGEAPGRGPQEEGLERDVPEEKEDEADEEIVSPPPIEREPPQSCHPKPVSSDTEDVTKRKNHNFLERKRRNDLRSRFLALRDQVPTLASCSKAPKVVILSKALEYLQALVGAEKRMATEKRQLRCRQQQLQKRIAYLSGY, encoded by the exons ATGTGCATGTGTGCGGGCTGCCGGGCTACCCCGAGCCGGCGGGGAGCCGGTCCGCTCCAGGCGGTCGGCGGCGGGAGCGAG GGAGCGGACATGGACTTCGACTCGTACCAGCACTATTTCTACGACTATGACTGCGGGGAGGATTTCTACCGCTCCACGGCGCCCAGCGAGGACATCTGGAAGAAATTCGAGCTGGTGCCGTCGCCCCCCACGTCGCCGCCCTGGGGCTCCGGTCCCGGCGCCGGGGACCCGACCCCTGGAATTGGTCCTCCAGAGCCGTGGCCCGGAGGGGGCGCCGGGGACGAGGCAGAATCCCGGGGTCATTCGAAAGCTTGGGGCAGGAACTACGCCTCCATCATCCGCCGTGACTGCATGTGGAGCGGCTTCTCGGCCCGGGAACGGCTGGAGAGAGCGGTGAGCGACCGGCTCGCTGCTGGCGCGCCCCGGGGGAACCCGCCCAAGGCGCCCGCCGCCCTGGACTGCGCTCCCAGCCTCGAAGCCGGCAACCCGGCGCCCGCTGCCCCCTGTCCGCTGGGCGAGCCCAAGACCCAGGCCTGCTCGGGGTCCGAGAGCCCAAGCGACTCGG AGGGTGAAGAAATCGACGTTGTGACCGTGGAGAAGAGACAGTCCCTGGGTGTCCGGAAGCCGGTCACCATCACAGTGCGAGCAGACCCTTTGGACCCCTGCATGAAACACTTCCACATCTCCATCCATCAACAACAGCACAACTATGCTGCCCGTTTTCCTCCAGAAAGCTGCTCCCAAGGAGAGGCTCCAGGGCGAGGGCCCCAAGAAGAGGGTCTGGAGAGAGATGTaccagaggaaaaggaagatgagGCAGATGAAGAAATTGTGAGCCCCCCGCCTATAGAAAGAGAGCCTCCCCAGTCCTGCCACCCCAAACCTGTCAGTTCTGACACTGAGGACGTGACCAAGAGGAAGAACCACAACTTCCTGGAGCGCAAAAGACGGAATGACCTCCGTTCCAGGTTCTTGGCCCTGAGAGACCAGGTGCCCACCCTGGCCAGCTGCTCCAAGGCCCCCAAAGTAGTGATCCTGAGCAAGGCCTTGGAATACTTGCAAGCCCTAGTGGGGGCTGAGAAGAGGATGGCTACAGAGAAAAGGCAGCTCCGGTGTCGGCAGCAGCAACTGCAGAAAAGAATTGCGTACCTCAGTGGCTACTAA